The following proteins are encoded in a genomic region of Cyclonatronum proteinivorum:
- a CDS encoding chemotaxis protein CheB, producing the protein MSDTQKPTPPESASSEPQAAEQDTKHESATELVVVGIGASAGGLEALQEFFTNMPVDSGLAFVVVQHLSPDYKSLMDELLARHTRIPIHIAKDGMQVKPNNIYLIPPRKNISIFHDHLYLDLQNQKKSLNLPVDIFLRSLAVEKQKHAIGIILSGTGSDGTLGARAIKEVGGMMMVQDEKSAKFDGMPRNAIATGLVDFVLEPAKMPEALVDYHKHPFTKPNKKTENILTQNIGALQKVALILREHCGIDFSYYKENTLVRRLERRLSINRFDNLDDYLIFLNESYKEKEVLFKELLIGVTGFFRDRQAFESLREKVLEKTDFSSKKLMRIWSTGCSTGEEVYSVALLFLDYFEKNNIECELKIFATDVDRAALEQASIGFYPDGIISDLDPELLHKYFHRRDNGFQVNENVRKTIVFATHNLLKDPPFSKLDLLVCRNLFIYIKPEMQHRLLISFFHSINPGGHLFLGSSETLGSLSEAFDILDTKWKIYQAKRGYRPPMLQNIPVANYLPQHKPRQQAVQDPKGDLFKVDKVTEQLLELLAPASIIVDPNDNIVHIINNVNRFISFKSGRFSNNLFNSLNPELGIIVTTLLHRLRKQDKSVVSMEGVADIPGFEGKNIYMEGRRLEIHKTLYSVISFWVKDETDQAKGSDNVTAGKRTTADSYQRTGTDGYLVLQNELKQVKENLQATVEELETSNEELQSSNEELIASNEELQSTNEELQSVNEELFTVNYEYQSKIDELTKINNDINNLLKNTEIGALYLDTKLCIRKFTPLVAEITHILPTDIGRPMAHISVLNVYPEMLDDINYVAETLQPRDREIKASDARVFLVRTRPYRTQNNAIEGVLLTFVEITRVKQEQARYRDVAFKLQRALTLGQMACWYWDTEDDAFSCDPLLVEMLGYEPDHFPGTLTLVQQLLHPADADVFLKNKELLTSGKKSEWNQVLRLKHHEGQYVPIRISASFASKGTDGEAQLVDGIAANVSELQEKLPSAKLSKLALRKLLDGMAHPAVITDELHHPATPNTAYTALTESFEVSPAAFTDTRWRYVNTSIGEAQKSFGEWLKQVQHRDVEAELPSLSGITLMFEETKVFEGRVVYQPFVVKGIFKGGLLQFFKSEGE; encoded by the coding sequence ATGTCTGACACCCAAAAACCAACCCCTCCGGAATCCGCTTCTTCAGAGCCTCAAGCCGCTGAACAGGATACCAAACATGAATCCGCAACTGAGCTTGTCGTGGTAGGTATCGGCGCTTCCGCTGGCGGACTGGAAGCCCTGCAGGAATTCTTTACCAACATGCCGGTGGACTCAGGGCTTGCCTTTGTAGTAGTGCAGCACCTTTCTCCGGATTATAAAAGCCTGATGGATGAACTGCTCGCGCGCCATACCCGAATTCCGATACACATCGCAAAGGACGGAATGCAGGTAAAACCTAACAACATATACCTGATTCCGCCGCGTAAAAATATCTCCATCTTTCACGACCACCTTTACCTTGATCTGCAGAATCAGAAAAAGAGCCTGAATCTGCCGGTTGATATTTTCCTGCGCTCTCTTGCCGTTGAGAAACAAAAACATGCCATTGGTATCATCTTGTCCGGTACCGGTAGTGATGGTACGCTGGGCGCGCGGGCCATAAAGGAGGTAGGCGGTATGATGATGGTACAGGATGAAAAATCTGCCAAATTTGACGGCATGCCGCGAAATGCCATCGCTACCGGACTGGTGGACTTCGTCCTTGAGCCGGCTAAAATGCCGGAAGCCCTGGTTGACTACCACAAGCATCCCTTTACAAAACCCAATAAGAAAACCGAAAACATTCTCACGCAAAATATCGGGGCGCTCCAGAAAGTAGCGCTCATTCTTCGGGAGCACTGTGGTATTGATTTTTCATACTACAAAGAAAACACCCTGGTTAGGAGGCTCGAGCGCAGGCTGAGTATCAACCGCTTCGACAACCTGGACGATTATCTGATATTTTTGAATGAGTCGTACAAAGAAAAAGAAGTCCTGTTCAAGGAGCTGCTGATCGGGGTTACCGGTTTCTTTCGCGACAGACAGGCTTTTGAGTCTCTGCGGGAGAAAGTGCTGGAAAAAACAGATTTTAGCTCCAAAAAACTGATGCGCATCTGGTCGACGGGCTGCTCAACAGGAGAAGAAGTTTATTCCGTGGCCCTGCTCTTCCTTGATTATTTCGAAAAAAACAATATTGAATGCGAGCTTAAAATTTTTGCGACCGATGTGGACCGCGCAGCACTTGAACAGGCAAGCATTGGATTCTACCCCGATGGCATCATAAGCGACCTCGACCCGGAGCTCCTGCATAAATATTTTCATCGCAGGGACAACGGGTTTCAGGTAAATGAGAATGTGCGTAAAACCATTGTATTCGCGACCCATAACCTCCTTAAAGATCCGCCTTTTTCCAAACTCGATCTGCTGGTATGCCGCAATCTTTTTATTTATATCAAACCGGAAATGCAGCACCGTTTACTGATTTCCTTTTTCCACAGCATTAACCCGGGCGGGCATTTGTTCCTGGGCAGCAGTGAAACCCTGGGCAGCTTGAGCGAAGCCTTCGATATTCTTGATACCAAGTGGAAGATTTATCAGGCAAAAAGAGGCTACCGGCCGCCCATGCTTCAGAATATTCCGGTCGCAAACTACTTGCCTCAGCACAAACCGCGGCAGCAGGCAGTTCAGGATCCTAAGGGGGATTTATTCAAAGTTGATAAGGTCACGGAGCAGTTACTGGAACTGCTCGCGCCCGCTTCCATCATTGTGGACCCGAACGACAACATTGTGCACATCATTAACAATGTCAACCGCTTCATTTCATTCAAATCGGGCCGCTTTTCTAATAACCTGTTCAACAGCCTGAATCCCGAACTCGGCATAATTGTCACAACGCTTTTACACCGGCTCCGCAAACAGGATAAATCTGTGGTCAGTATGGAAGGGGTTGCGGATATACCCGGTTTTGAAGGCAAAAATATATATATGGAGGGCCGGCGGCTTGAAATACACAAAACGCTTTATTCCGTAATCTCTTTCTGGGTGAAGGATGAAACGGATCAAGCCAAAGGTTCAGATAATGTCACAGCCGGCAAGCGCACAACAGCTGACAGCTACCAAAGGACAGGCACTGACGGTTACCTGGTGCTTCAGAATGAACTCAAGCAGGTAAAAGAAAATTTGCAGGCTACCGTGGAAGAGCTTGAAACTTCCAACGAAGAACTTCAGTCGAGCAACGAAGAGCTGATCGCTTCCAACGAAGAGTTGCAGAGTACCAATGAGGAGCTGCAGTCGGTAAACGAGGAGCTGTTTACGGTGAACTATGAATACCAAAGCAAAATTGATGAGCTCACCAAGATCAACAATGACATCAACAACCTGCTTAAAAACACTGAAATCGGTGCACTCTACCTCGACACTAAGCTGTGCATTCGAAAATTCACGCCGCTCGTTGCTGAAATTACCCATATTCTGCCGACCGATATAGGCCGGCCTATGGCGCATATTTCCGTGCTGAACGTGTATCCGGAAATGCTGGATGACATAAACTATGTCGCGGAAACCCTGCAGCCGCGGGACCGGGAGATTAAAGCGAGCGACGCACGGGTTTTCCTGGTACGGACACGCCCGTATCGCACCCAAAACAATGCTATAGAAGGTGTGCTGCTCACCTTTGTAGAAATCACGCGGGTAAAACAAGAACAGGCACGGTACCGCGATGTGGCATTTAAGCTGCAGCGCGCGCTCACTCTGGGACAGATGGCCTGCTGGTATTGGGACACCGAAGATGACGCATTTAGCTGCGACCCGCTGCTGGTTGAAATGCTGGGATACGAGCCGGACCATTTTCCGGGAACCCTGACCCTTGTGCAGCAACTTCTTCATCCCGCTGATGCAGATGTTTTTTTGAAAAACAAAGAACTGCTCACTTCGGGCAAAAAGAGCGAATGGAATCAGGTGCTTCGCCTGAAGCATCATGAAGGACAGTACGTCCCCATCCGTATCAGCGCAAGCTTTGCGAGCAAGGGTACCGATGGAGAAGCACAGCTGGTGGACGGCATTGCCGCCAACGTATCGGAATTACAGGAAAAATTACCCTCAGCAAAGCTGAGCAAGCTGGCACTTCGCAAACTACTGGACGGCATGGCCCATCCCGCCGTGATCACAGATGAACTGCACCATCCTGCCACACCCAATACAGCATATACAGCGCTGACAGAAAGTTTTGAGGTAAGCCCGGCCGCATTTACGGATACCCGCTGGAGGTACGTAAATACGAGCATCGGGGAAGCTCAAAAAAGCTTTGGGGAGTGGCTCAAACAAGTGCAGCACCGGGATGTTGAGGCCGAACTACCATCTCTCTCCGGCATAACCCTCATGTTTGAAGAAACGAAAGTATTCGAGGGTCGTGTGGTGTATCAGCCATTTGTCGTGAAAGGGATTTTCAAAGGAGGCCTGCTTCAATTTTTTAAATCGGAGGGAGAATAA
- a CDS encoding sensor histidine kinase has product MKEYTQDDLRQLVDSVSHMKGLDTESLRDKPIDHILETLSVYHQELEFQNRELVRVQESLQESERKFAELFYQAPVGYIIITEDRTIEDVNYAFCVLTGVDKQDILEKPVTDFIHPDFQDLFYMFLLKLFRQTQARHESLSQEASITLRIQGKTAHPFVKLSASPTLLGSGKTPQHYKITVTDIDSQIRKEHALSVSEHKFRSLIRTAPIGFLIVDHSDKIVSMNERFTQLTGFTTETMSDMDIFSDHVVCTCKDTPDNKSDWKTLKSRFGNSHKSAQVCSCTFCCADGSKLFTHLTFLRVDDLLILSLIDFTSQHALEKSLKEANNELQLLNSQMLKLLSVIGHDLRSPIAAIEGFAGLLQDELEGDETHAPSLQFAGLIRESAQKAHNLLFNLVEWAKVQSGKVDLKQLPVNISKLAKESVDFFEEVAAQKNITVLLEAEEDLTITGDPVYLAALCRNLLSNALKFSYQDSEVLIKVSTARTGETIAIEVQDKGIGIDKMHVNKLFAPGEKYNRSGTNGELSSGMGLLLCKEITEKHQGTISVRSEPGAGSTFVVNLPLSGTEDNCN; this is encoded by the coding sequence ATGAAAGAATATACGCAGGATGATCTGAGACAGCTCGTAGACAGTGTCTCTCACATGAAAGGGCTTGATACTGAAAGCCTGAGGGATAAACCGATAGACCATATACTGGAAACGCTGTCGGTTTACCATCAGGAACTTGAGTTCCAAAACAGAGAGCTGGTGCGTGTTCAGGAATCTTTGCAGGAATCCGAGCGCAAGTTTGCTGAACTGTTTTATCAGGCACCCGTTGGCTATATCATTATCACGGAAGACCGGACTATTGAAGACGTTAACTATGCCTTCTGCGTGCTAACAGGCGTGGATAAGCAGGATATACTGGAAAAGCCTGTTACGGATTTTATCCACCCTGATTTTCAGGACCTGTTTTACATGTTCCTTCTGAAGTTATTCAGGCAAACCCAGGCAAGGCATGAATCCCTTTCCCAGGAAGCAAGCATCACGCTAAGGATACAGGGGAAAACCGCGCATCCTTTCGTAAAACTCAGCGCTTCTCCTACTTTGCTGGGAAGCGGTAAAACCCCGCAACACTACAAAATTACGGTTACGGATATTGATTCACAGATACGCAAGGAACACGCCCTGAGCGTAAGTGAGCATAAATTCAGAAGCCTTATCCGTACCGCACCAATTGGTTTTCTGATTGTGGACCACTCCGACAAAATTGTTTCCATGAATGAGCGGTTTACGCAGCTCACCGGCTTTACGACAGAGACCATGTCGGACATGGATATATTTAGTGATCATGTAGTTTGTACGTGCAAGGATACGCCGGACAATAAATCAGACTGGAAAACACTCAAAAGCCGATTCGGAAACAGCCACAAGTCGGCGCAGGTTTGTTCCTGCACCTTCTGTTGCGCAGACGGCAGCAAGCTCTTTACACACCTTACTTTTTTGCGGGTAGATGACCTGCTGATATTGTCACTGATTGATTTTACCAGTCAGCATGCATTAGAAAAAAGTCTGAAGGAAGCGAATAACGAGCTTCAGCTGCTCAACAGCCAAATGCTGAAACTGCTTTCAGTGATCGGCCACGATCTGCGAAGCCCGATTGCGGCCATTGAAGGCTTTGCCGGATTGCTGCAGGATGAGCTTGAAGGTGATGAAACCCATGCACCCTCTTTGCAATTTGCCGGATTGATACGGGAATCAGCTCAAAAAGCCCATAACCTGCTCTTCAACCTTGTAGAGTGGGCTAAGGTACAAAGTGGTAAAGTTGATCTGAAGCAGCTGCCGGTCAATATCTCTAAGCTGGCAAAAGAGAGTGTGGACTTTTTTGAGGAAGTAGCCGCTCAAAAAAATATCACCGTTTTGCTGGAAGCTGAAGAAGACCTGACCATTACGGGTGATCCGGTATATCTTGCAGCCCTATGCCGAAACCTGCTCAGTAACGCCTTAAAATTCAGCTACCAGGATTCTGAAGTCCTGATAAAAGTCAGCACCGCGCGGACTGGCGAGACCATAGCGATTGAAGTGCAGGATAAAGGTATAGGAATTGATAAAATGCACGTGAATAAGCTTTTTGCACCGGGTGAAAAATATAACCGTAGCGGAACAAACGGAGAGTTAAGTTCCGGTATGGGACTTTTACTTTGTAAAGAAATCACGGAAAAGCATCAGGGTACAATCAGCGTGCGTTCTGAACCCGGAGCCGGGTCAACATTTGTAGTTAATCTGCCTTTAAGCGGAACCGAAGACAACTGTAATTGA
- a CDS encoding response regulator — MEKKEVEFLLVDDDRIVLMLHEASLIRNKVTSEPKSFLNGPEALAYIREQYPKGKHFVILLDIYMPEMDGWEFIETLRDEDMIERSHIIIVTSSVDIPDRLKVEEYPEVIHMVIKALKKQDVEEIRKHPKLAPLLH, encoded by the coding sequence ATGGAAAAAAAAGAAGTAGAGTTTTTGCTTGTTGATGACGACCGGATTGTGCTTATGCTGCATGAAGCGTCTTTAATCAGGAATAAAGTTACCTCGGAACCAAAATCCTTTCTGAATGGTCCCGAGGCACTTGCATACATTCGCGAGCAGTATCCGAAGGGGAAGCATTTTGTTATACTTCTTGATATTTATATGCCTGAAATGGATGGGTGGGAGTTTATTGAAACCCTCAGGGATGAAGATATGATTGAGCGCTCTCATATCATTATTGTTACCTCATCGGTAGATATCCCTGACCGCCTAAAAGTCGAAGAATACCCCGAAGTAATACACATGGTAATAAAAGCCCTGAAAAAACAGGATGTAGAGGAAATCAGGAAGCACCCCAAACTTGCACCGCTGCTGCACTGA
- the smpB gene encoding SsrA-binding protein SmpB, whose protein sequence is MADPKKTTPTLRNKKAFFEFHIDKSFEAGIVLQGTEVKSLRAGHASFTDSFAYIQHGEIWLKDLYIKEFEHGNYNNHDTRRDRKLLLNREEIRKIDTALKQKGFTLVPLRIYFKKGKAKVEIGLAKGKKMFDKRATIAAKDVKRETERQLKQQL, encoded by the coding sequence ATGGCCGACCCCAAGAAAACAACTCCGACGCTTAGAAATAAAAAAGCATTCTTTGAATTTCACATTGATAAAAGCTTTGAGGCCGGTATTGTGCTGCAGGGCACGGAAGTCAAGTCACTCCGTGCCGGTCATGCGAGTTTTACGGATTCCTTCGCCTACATACAGCACGGCGAAATCTGGCTTAAGGATCTGTATATTAAAGAGTTTGAACACGGCAACTACAACAACCATGACACCCGGCGCGACAGAAAGCTCCTCCTGAACCGGGAAGAAATCCGCAAAATTGACACCGCGCTCAAACAAAAAGGCTTTACCCTTGTACCCCTGCGGATTTACTTCAAAAAAGGAAAAGCCAAAGTAGAAATCGGCCTTGCTAAAGGGAAAAAGATGTTTGACAAACGAGCTACGATTGCCGCCAAAGATGTCAAACGGGAAACGGAGCGGCAGCTAAAGCAACAGCTTTAA
- a CDS encoding site-2 protease family protein, translating into MSKPNDQDVVYVDLTEGITQPENEETGKKAILKHSLLFVATFISVATMGGIFFVGHTAHAESIRDLIFWEGVLFAFLLLLFLGVHEFGHYFAARYHKVRASLPYFIPLPLISPIGTIGAVIKIKEQINDTIKLYDIGISGPLAGFVVALGILIYGFATLPEPDFLNNFEMHEEVVAYVQEHGTFPEDPVAPEGSEIIFFGETLLYTFLASFFDNAPPMWEMYHYPFLLAGWLGLFFTALNLMPVGQLDGGHILYALIGYRKHQKVARLFFGGVITLAGFAALPLLNELAGIWLPAELNLGWFLWAGLSFLIIRKAYFGDPVWTMSIWSLSLLISSATFYFTQGSAFGSGFGVWIMFTLFIVYFVKIEHPPVYFEKPLDPRRRILGWLTMLIFILCISPTPIYVN; encoded by the coding sequence TTGAGTAAGCCCAACGACCAAGATGTGGTGTATGTCGACCTCACCGAGGGCATCACACAACCTGAAAATGAAGAAACCGGCAAAAAAGCCATCCTCAAACACAGCCTGCTTTTCGTGGCCACCTTTATTTCGGTGGCTACCATGGGTGGCATCTTTTTCGTGGGCCATACCGCCCATGCCGAAAGCATACGCGACCTGATCTTTTGGGAAGGGGTACTCTTTGCCTTCCTGCTGCTGCTGTTTTTGGGGGTGCACGAGTTCGGGCACTACTTTGCTGCCCGGTATCACAAGGTGCGGGCAAGCCTGCCCTACTTCATTCCGCTCCCGCTGATATCGCCCATAGGTACGATCGGTGCCGTCATAAAAATCAAGGAGCAGATCAACGATACCATCAAGCTGTACGACATCGGGATTTCGGGACCGCTGGCTGGTTTTGTAGTTGCGCTTGGCATTCTGATTTACGGCTTCGCGACCTTGCCTGAGCCCGACTTTCTGAACAATTTCGAAATGCACGAAGAAGTCGTTGCCTATGTGCAGGAGCACGGCACTTTCCCCGAAGACCCCGTTGCGCCGGAAGGCTCTGAAATCATTTTCTTCGGTGAAACCCTGCTCTACACTTTCCTGGCCTCGTTTTTCGACAACGCGCCGCCCATGTGGGAAATGTATCACTACCCCTTTTTACTGGCCGGCTGGCTGGGCCTGTTCTTTACCGCCCTCAACCTTATGCCGGTTGGTCAGCTCGATGGCGGTCACATCCTGTACGCGCTCATCGGGTACCGGAAACATCAGAAAGTAGCCCGGCTGTTTTTTGGGGGCGTGATCACCCTGGCTGGCTTTGCGGCCCTGCCCCTGCTCAACGAGCTGGCGGGAATATGGCTGCCGGCAGAGCTGAATCTGGGCTGGTTCCTCTGGGCCGGACTCTCCTTCCTCATCATACGAAAAGCCTACTTCGGTGATCCGGTCTGGACAATGAGCATCTGGAGCCTTTCCCTCCTCATTTCCTCCGCTACCTTCTACTTTACGCAGGGATCTGCCTTCGGCTCAGGCTTCGGGGTGTGGATTATGTTCACGCTTTTCATCGTATATTTTGTGAAGATTGAGCATCCGCCGGTCTATTTTGAAAAACCCCTGGATCCGCGCCGCCGCATTCTGGGCTGGCTCACCATGCTGATTTTCATCCTTTGTATCAGCCCGACCCCGATTTACGTGAATTAA
- a CDS encoding arginine deiminase has protein sequence MTLFDTIMDLRVSSETGLLKGVITHTPGPEVSLVSPETKDQLLFDDIIYELDARNEHLDMLQVMRTALPELQILEVRNLITETLENPDARAYLADSLVRNQRDGNLAPVRAQIAELDAQELAAFAIEGSTPSIPSVELLPTPNLLFTRDLAAIVNDVIVVSKAAKTARIRESLMMDTVVTFHPMYEEIRKNAIFISGEDSIEGGDILVVRDDLVLIGMSERTTFSGLMHAARQLMDKGINQVLIIDIPKKRSSMHLDTIFTFSNYNECVVFPPAIIDRKDNVVSLVKSNGSIITELKPNLKYALEEALGHEVTFIKCGGDDPTAQQREQWSDGANTFALAPGVIIGYERNVNTFREMEKHGYKIVAGKDFVKNYSDGSFDISTCGKMVITFEGHELCRGRGGARCMTQPFSRMVD, from the coding sequence TTGACTCTATTTGATACGATTATGGATTTACGCGTCTCCTCCGAAACCGGCCTGCTCAAAGGCGTAATCACCCATACCCCCGGCCCTGAAGTTTCGCTGGTATCTCCCGAAACCAAAGATCAGCTGCTGTTCGATGACATCATTTACGAGCTTGATGCCCGGAATGAACACCTCGACATGCTTCAGGTAATGCGTACTGCCCTGCCTGAGCTGCAAATTCTGGAAGTACGGAATCTCATCACCGAAACCCTCGAAAATCCGGATGCCCGCGCCTATCTTGCCGACAGCCTTGTGCGCAATCAGCGCGACGGCAACCTTGCTCCCGTACGCGCGCAGATTGCGGAACTCGACGCGCAGGAACTTGCGGCTTTTGCCATTGAGGGCAGCACACCTTCCATCCCTTCTGTTGAGCTGCTGCCAACCCCTAACCTGCTGTTCACCCGTGACCTTGCCGCCATTGTGAATGACGTGATTGTGGTATCCAAGGCGGCCAAAACCGCGCGTATCCGGGAATCTCTGATGATGGATACGGTTGTGACCTTCCACCCTATGTATGAAGAAATCCGCAAGAACGCGATTTTTATTTCCGGGGAAGACAGTATTGAAGGCGGCGATATTCTCGTAGTGCGCGACGACCTGGTGCTGATCGGCATGAGTGAGCGGACGACCTTCAGCGGGCTCATGCACGCGGCAAGGCAGCTTATGGATAAAGGCATCAATCAGGTGCTTATTATTGATATCCCGAAAAAACGCTCTTCCATGCACCTCGATACCATTTTTACGTTCAGCAACTACAACGAGTGCGTCGTGTTCCCGCCGGCCATCATAGACCGGAAGGACAACGTGGTTTCCCTGGTGAAATCGAACGGAAGCATCATCACAGAGCTTAAGCCTAATCTGAAGTATGCCCTCGAAGAAGCTTTGGGGCATGAAGTGACTTTCATCAAGTGCGGCGGCGATGATCCTACGGCGCAGCAGCGCGAACAGTGGAGCGACGGCGCCAACACCTTCGCGCTTGCGCCGGGTGTTATCATCGGGTATGAGCGCAACGTGAACACCTTCCGCGAAATGGAAAAGCACGGGTACAAAATTGTGGCCGGCAAAGACTTCGTAAAAAACTACAGCGACGGCTCTTTTGATATTTCCACATGCGGAAAAATGGTGATAACTTTTGAAGGCCATGAATTGTGCCGGGGCCGCGGTGGCGCCCGGTGTATGACGCAGCCGTTTTCCAGAATGGTTGACTAA
- a CDS encoding alpha/beta hydrolase family protein, with the protein MKITDTVRRANVLLLLPVLFLCFSLISQPAEARQQQAYAGLDTLQLRTIFAEPYLPGVRPGLMGFSPIGNHVHFTWNDSSYIQTSQYRVDLTGALVERVDDEMTHVANSVVSPNRQLIAYTRDRALHIAGLDGSSPRAVFSARGVGGRPHWSSDSRRVAFTNGGELWTIHLENGEVAQHTNRGDGEPNFFIRGWAAGDSVIVVQQTDTSHYQEILFPEYVPEFVQAGASRRGQPNITLSAVNLRSNEISLIYEGEAYVLNTAISPDGRYFVYDVTDHDMKERSIISYDFSVEGGANTTIHSETTEGWIYGPLLRVAFAPESNMLFFTSEQSGFSHIYTARGDGSRLAQITSGDFEVDWVDWIGSNTLAFSSTQQDPGLRDLYTVNINTRSRTQLTRTPAFRWGWQVSPDNRHITYLKTSWNKPADVYLIDIRRPDEEVQLTQTVPERFNEIDWQKPEYYRIPNRDDQLISMDVLKPHDFDPSQQYPVVVFAHGAGSLQNVFQGWSRSYPREYMFHQLLNRSGYVVVEVDFRHSTGYGRKFREDVTNWMGDPELRDIIDGLDYLDENYGYLDLDRVGIYGGSYGGFMALYAVTHAPDRFHAAAALRAVTNWRNYFHANPGYTRPRLGTPDENPEHYDRSSPITYANELLRPVIILHGLIDDNVGFQDAAQYINILIESGNTDFDMMMYPSERHGFQNPEAWHDQYLRFYNFFDRHIMNAESD; encoded by the coding sequence ATGAAAATTACTGATACTGTCCGCCGGGCTAATGTGCTGTTATTGTTGCCTGTGCTTTTTTTATGCTTCAGCCTGATATCGCAACCCGCTGAGGCGCGTCAGCAACAGGCTTATGCCGGACTCGACACCCTTCAGCTGCGCACTATTTTTGCTGAGCCTTATCTGCCGGGCGTGCGTCCCGGACTCATGGGCTTCAGCCCGATCGGAAACCACGTCCATTTTACGTGGAACGACTCCAGCTACATTCAGACAAGTCAGTACCGCGTTGATCTCACCGGTGCGCTTGTTGAGCGGGTAGATGATGAGATGACGCATGTTGCTAACAGCGTGGTATCGCCCAACCGTCAGCTTATTGCCTACACCCGGGACCGTGCCCTGCATATAGCAGGCCTCGACGGCTCGTCGCCAAGAGCGGTGTTTTCGGCCCGGGGTGTCGGGGGGCGTCCGCACTGGTCTTCTGACAGCCGGCGTGTTGCTTTCACCAACGGTGGGGAGCTGTGGACCATCCATCTCGAAAACGGTGAAGTAGCGCAGCACACCAACCGCGGAGACGGTGAGCCGAACTTTTTTATCAGGGGATGGGCCGCGGGTGACAGCGTCATTGTGGTACAGCAAACGGATACCTCACACTACCAGGAAATTCTGTTCCCGGAATATGTGCCTGAGTTTGTACAGGCCGGTGCCTCAAGACGGGGGCAGCCCAACATTACGCTTTCTGCCGTAAACCTGCGCAGCAACGAAATATCGCTGATTTACGAAGGCGAAGCCTATGTGCTAAACACCGCAATTTCGCCGGACGGACGTTATTTCGTTTATGACGTGACCGATCACGATATGAAGGAGCGCTCCATTATATCCTATGATTTTTCGGTGGAAGGGGGCGCGAACACAACCATCCATTCCGAAACGACCGAAGGCTGGATTTACGGCCCCTTGCTTCGGGTGGCGTTTGCCCCGGAGAGTAACATGCTTTTCTTTACTTCTGAGCAGAGCGGTTTTAGCCATATCTACACCGCACGTGGCGACGGAAGCCGGCTCGCGCAGATTACAAGCGGCGATTTCGAAGTGGACTGGGTTGACTGGATTGGCAGTAACACCCTTGCCTTTTCTTCCACGCAGCAGGATCCGGGCCTCCGGGATTTGTACACCGTGAACATCAACACCCGCTCCCGTACGCAGCTGACCCGCACACCGGCATTCCGGTGGGGATGGCAGGTGAGTCCGGACAACCGGCACATCACCTACCTCAAAACAAGCTGGAACAAACCCGCTGATGTTTACCTGATCGATATACGCCGCCCGGATGAAGAAGTACAGCTTACGCAAACCGTGCCGGAACGCTTCAACGAGATTGACTGGCAGAAGCCGGAATACTACCGCATTCCCAATCGTGACGATCAGCTGATCTCCATGGATGTGCTCAAGCCGCATGATTTTGACCCTTCGCAGCAGTATCCTGTTGTGGTTTTTGCACACGGGGCAGGCTCCCTCCAAAACGTGTTTCAGGGCTGGTCGCGCAGCTATCCGCGCGAGTACATGTTTCATCAGCTCCTCAACCGCTCGGGTTATGTTGTGGTGGAAGTGGATTTCAGGCACAGTACCGGGTACGGCCGCAAATTCCGGGAAGATGTTACCAACTGGATGGGCGACCCCGAGCTGCGGGACATCATTGACGGCCTCGATTATCTCGATGAGAATTATGGGTACCTGGACCTCGACCGCGTCGGGATTTACGGCGGCAGCTACGGCGGCTTCATGGCACTGTACGCAGTTACGCACGCGCCCGATCGCTTCCATGCGGCGGCGGCCCTGCGCGCGGTCACCAACTGGCGCAACTACTTCCACGCCAACCCCGGCTACACCCGCCCGCGCCTCGGTACCCCGGATGAAAACCCCGAGCACTACGACCGCAGCTCCCCCATCACCTACGCAAATGAACTCCTGCGCCCCGTCATCATCCTGCACGGCCTCATTGATGACAACGTAGGTTTTCAGGATGCGGCGCAGTACATCAACATCCTCATCGAAAGCGGTAACACCGATTTCGATATGATGATGTATCCGAGCGAGCGACACGGCTTCCAGAACCCGGAAGCCTGGCACGATCAGTACCTGCGCTTCTACAACTTCTTCGACCGCCACATCATGAATGCCGAATCGGACTAA